The following coding sequences lie in one Alosa sapidissima isolate fAloSap1 chromosome 15, fAloSap1.pri, whole genome shotgun sequence genomic window:
- the slc25a27 gene encoding mitochondrial uncoupling protein 4: MDTSQNEQTKVPKWPRLTKFMLSACAASVAEFVTFPLDLTKTRLQVQGEAAARRTGVTSTSQPSYRGMLRTAIGIVQEEGPLKLWQGVTPAVYRHVVYSGGRMLAYEQLREHVLGRNTDGSFPFWKAVISGMLAGAMGQFLASPTDLVKVQMQMEGRRILEGKEPRVRGVLHAFVKIFSEGGIRGLWAGWVPNVQRAALVNLGDLTMYDTVKHFLLRNTPVEDNSICHGLASICSGLMAATMGTPADVVKTRIMNQPRDSHGRGLLYKSSIDCLIQSVRGEGFWSLYKGFLPTWMRMAPWSLTFWLTFEQIRKGMGVSSF, encoded by the exons CTCGGTTGCTGAATTTG TCACATTTCCACTGGATCTgactaaaacgaggctacaggtgCAAGGCGAAGCAGCTGCCAGGCGTACCGGTGTGACGTCCACCTCCCAGCCGAGCTACAGGGGAATGCTCCGGACTGCCATTGGTATTGTTCAGGAGGAGGGTCCACTGAAACTATGGCAAGGCGTCACACCAGCAGTCTATAGACAT gTTGTGTATTCAGGAGGACGGATGCTGGCCTATGAACAGCTGAGAGAGCACGTTCTCGGGAGAAACACTGATGGAAGTTTCCCCTTCTG GAAAGCGGTGATCAGTGGAATGCTGGCCGGTGCCATGGGCCAGTTTTTGGCGAGTCCTACAGACCTGGTGAAGGTCCAGATGCAGATGGAGGGCAGACGTATCCTGGAGGGGAAGGAACCAAG AGTGCGGGGCGTTCTCCACGCCTTTGTGAAGATTTTCTCAGAGGGGGGAATCCGAGGTCTCTGGGCCGGATGGGTACCCAACGTCCAGAGAGCCGCATTGGTCAACCTAGGAG ATCTCACTATGTATGACACTGTGAAGCACTTTCTGCTGAGAAATACCCCAGTGGAAGACAACAGTATCTGCCACGGGCTGGCCAG TATCTGTTCCGGTCTGATGGCGGCTACAATGGGGACACCCGCTGATGTGGTCAAGACAAGAATCATGAACCAACCCAGAGATTCACATGGCAG gggccTTTTGTACAAGTCCTCCATTGACTGTCTGATCCAGTCTGTGAGAGGAGAAGGGTTCTGGTCTCTATATAAGGGCTTCCTACCGACCTGGATGAGAATG GCTCCCTGGTCCTTGACCTTCTGGCTGACCTTCGAGCAGATTCGCAAGGGCATGGGGGTCTCCTCATTCTAA